CGGGTGATATGGAGTTTATGATTGAAATGGTAGAAGAGAATGCCGAATGGGTTGTAACCGGCATGCAAGCCGACATAGCGGCGTTTTCTGGCGCTCTCGAGAAACTGTTTTATGCTCAAAATGCCCAGCAGTTTAACTCCCAATTTAGTGTGGTATCTAGTTATTACAAATCTCTTCAGCAAAAGCAGGAACAATTGCTCAAGTTAGACCCAGCCAGTGGAGAGGAGTTAACCAGCTATTTCGAGTTACTCAAACAAGCCTTTGCTAACAATGGCTTATTTAGCAATCTAAAAAATCAGCAATTAGTTCTGAGTCGCCAAAACGAACAACTAGTAACGCTAAACCAACAAACAGACCAAGCCCTAAACTTGCTCGACAATATCTCTGAGCAACTAAGCCAAATCATTGCAGTCGCTCACCTACAAGCTCAACAAAGCTCAAGTTCTGCGCTATTGCAAACAGGGCTCGTGCTGCTTTTATCAATTGCTATAACCCTCTTTGTAGCTTGGAACGTAAGCAGGCAAATTCGCTTACCGCTAGCAAATACCCTGGCTCAAATTAAACGCATGGTAAATGGCGACTTTAGAACAGTTGAAGGCGTAAATGCCCACGACGAATTTGGTCAAATTGCCACTCACTTACATGAGCTTAGTGCCCAAATGAACCAGGTAATTAGCCAAATGAGCAATAACGCACAACAACTTGCTGCCAGCGCCAAGAGCGGCTTAGCAACCAGTGAGCATTCACATAAAGTGATTCAAGAGCAACAAGATCAAAGCCAGCTCGTTGCCGTTGCGGTAAGCCAAATGGAAGTGGGTGTTAACGAAGTATCTGAGCAAGCCCAACAAAGCCGTGACGACATTGGCCAAGTAAACCAACTTACTGGGCAAAGCCACCAAGCCGCACAATCAACCTTAGCCACAACAAATCAACTACAAACCACCGTGGTAGATGCCAGCCAACAAGTCAGCGAGCTTAAACAACAAAGTGATGACATTAACCGTATCGTTGATGTTATCCAAGGCATCGCCGAGCAAACCAACTTATTAGCCTTAAACGCCGCCATCGAAGCTGCCCGCGCAGGCGAACAAGGCAGAGGTTTTGCGGTCGTTGCCGATGAGGTTAGAGGTTTAGCGACTCGAAGCCGCGAAGCCACGCAAGAAATTCTAACAATGATAGAGCAACTACAGAGCCGCGCTCAACACGCTATGGACATGATGGTACAAGGTGAAACCATGGTGGGAAGCTGTATCAACGAAGCCGAGCAAAGCTCTCAACAGCTAGAGCAAGTTGCTCAACTGCTAAGCTCTATTCAACAGCGTAGCGAGAACATTGCCAATAACGCCCAAGATAAACACACCGTAGCGGTACAAGTAGCAAACAACGTTGAGAAAATTGTCGAACTGAGCGAGCTGGCCAACCGAGATGCTAACCAAACCCAGCAAATTAGCGATGCACTGCAGCAGCAATCTCAGCAACAGCTAAGCGAACTATCTCGGTTTAAGCTGGGATAAACTAATCAAGTTTAAAGCTCAAGGGAACCGCGCCTTTCATTAAGTGTTTTAGAGCGCCGCGAACAAGTTTAAGCTAGGTACGTTATACATACTGGCGTAACTTAAAAGGGCTAGCGGTAAAAACTGCAGGTAAACATTATCGCTATCAAGCTAATTTTACCAAGCATCGCTATGTTCTTTCGAACCAGATGATTGGTTTAAGAGCCTACCGAGATAAAAGGCTAAAGCTGGGCAAAGCACACTGGCGCGAAGCCTTAGATACACTTCAACTGCTAAGCACTAGCCCCGTAGAAAACGAAGTTGGAAACTATGAATAATTTCGTGGGGATCCCTCAGACTCTGCCCCCCATTTATTCTATTTAACTCAATAGATAAAGTAATAACAGAAAGGTAAAAATAATAAATAGACATTAAGAATTATAAGAACAATAGAGATATACTTCATCCGCTTAGAAAGTCTGGCAGACTTCCACGTAAATAAGCTAAACAAGGAGTAACCAACCCAACCTTTCAGAAAAGAGAATTTATCAACCATCTTTAGATCTTTACAATCCTCGCGTAGTAATAATTCAAATATAGCCAGAACAATCAAATAAAATAGTATCGAAATAGTAAAAAGTAATTCCATTGTCATCGTAAACCTTCATATAAAGTATGCTTCATCAACATATGGGAAACAGAAAAGCCAGCCCTTACTGACGGAGATATAGCCACAGCTGCTTCAGGTGTAGCACCTTGGATGTAGTCAAGCTCAAAGCCTGCCTCGACAATTGAAGCATTCACCCCAGATGCCCAAGAGTACCCACCGTTGTTAGATTCAGCATTGAATGGAACAAAGCTTGCTCCAATATCAGCTCCGGTCACTCGACCAAAGCCCCTTTTTTAAACCGACTCTGACCCTACTTATTATTTATTCCTTTACTATTTTTCGGCACTTTAAGAAACTGGAATAATTAACATAGCCACACAAAGCAGATAAACAATTATATAAAAAATAAATGCTATTTTCCTCGATTCCTTATTTTCATCAGTCGCTTCTAAAGATCTTCCAAACGAAATCATCAAAGCGCGATTGTTCAAATAATCGGATATATGTTTTATGATCATTCCAGAGAATGCCAGTATAAAGACATCTGCCCCAACACGAGCTAGAGACATATCAAATAGTAAGCCTAAAAAGACAGATGCTATTAGCGCTAAAACTAGCTGTTTTACTTTCATTAATCCTCAGGAGAAAAGTCTATATTCGTATTTGTCGAAATGGTATCTGCTACAACATTAGCAGCGCTACCAGCTAAAGGTTTTGCTACACCAGCACCTTGTAAAATAGTTGTGTACTTCCAGCCAAATATATAACCAGCCAAGCCAGAATAATTTTGATCATATACAGCCTGTTCTACTCCTAGCGCTAATGATGTCCCATATAAAACTGCGGAGGTAGGGAAAAAAATTGAAGCCTTAGATACGACATTCCCCAAATCGGTTATTATGTCTCTAGCCCTATCGTTGATATAATCAACAACTGCTGAGTCATTAGAATTCCAATTCGCATTGTACAAAAGACAATCTGCACTTGCGCATTTATGTACATTAATAGCATGAATTCGGCCATTTGCCGTTCGGCTAATATAGTTTTTCTTAATGGCTTCACTTACATTTGACGCTTCATTAACGACATACTGAATAGCGCTCGTCACTGCCCCATTTGCAAACTTACCGCCGGTGATTCGAGACAGCGTTCCACCTACAGCTGCTTGTATCAAAGTACTTCCCATGACATTTTGAACTTTGCTGGCATTGTACATACCAACGCCCTTCATCACGCCTGCACTCAAAAAGCCATGCCCAAAGTTTCCACCTTGCAGCTTAGACAACACCCCACCCGCAGCAGCGTGTGCACTAACATGCCCCGCACCACCTCGCTGTAGTAAGCCACTACTCCCTCTAAACGAAGCCCCAATACCACCAAATACTGCGCCAGATAGAGCACCATATGCAGCCCCTCTAAGCGTTCCGGTGGCTACGAACCCCGAAGTTGCACCTGCTATGGCACCAGCTACTACATATCCACCAAATGACATAGTGGTAGAGGTTGCCGCAATAGAGCCACTGATAATGGTTGTGGAAGTAAAGCCCCAGCTCATTGCCCAACCACTGGCATAGCCATAACTTACAACAGCCACAACAGCCGCAACAATCGACCTCCAGTATTTCTTAAAGAACTTCTTCAAGCCACTAAAGAAATAGCCACTGGGGTCGGTATAGCTCATGGGGTTATTAAGCGCATAACTATAACGGTTATAGTTTTGTGCATTGTTTGGCGCTTGAACGTGCGGGTCGGCCTGCAAAAAACGGCCAATGTCGGCATCGTAAATACGGCCATTCATATGAATAAGTCCAACGCCTGCGAGCATTTCGTGGCCAGTATATCCGCGGTTGGTATACGCGTGACTAATATCATTTACACTGCCATAACGAGCCAAAATACTGTTTTCCCCAAGGATCATAGGCAAACTGTTGTTTTACCTTTCCGTCAAAGTCAGTAACAGCTAAGCGAACTATCTCGGTTTAAGCTGGGATAAACTAATGACTTTTACATAAACCGAGTAGAACAGCGCCAAAAACAAACATACTCCAGCTGGTATCAATAAAGAGTAAAACGCCAAGTTAGCAAAGCCAAATGCCCCTAAAGTGCCGCCGAGTATAAAACCCAAAACAATGAGTGAGAACAACAGTGCGCGCCGTTTATCAAACGGGTCACCGCGGAGAACGGCCCCCAACATAATCCCCAAATCTGTAAATATACCAGTAACGTGAGTGGTGCGGACAACCGCGCCACTGTAGGTAGTTGCCAAGGCATTTTGTAAACCACAAGCGGCGGATGCTAAGTAGATCCCATAAGAGAAATCACCGATTAGAAGATAGCTAGCACCACAAAGAAACGTTGCCTCTAAGCAAAGTAGAGCGCTGTAATTACGCCCCAACTTTAACGCTTCACCCCGTAAAAAGTAGCCAGAAATTGCAGCGCCCATAACAAAGCTAAACAACACGCCAAACAAATATAACAAGTCGTTAAAGCCAGCACTCATTGCTCCCGTGCCCAGCAAAGTGGCCGTTCCAGACAAATGGGAAACCGACTGGTGCTTAAATCCCAATAAGCCTACTGCGTTAATAAAACCCGCGTTCAACGCTAACAAAAACGTTCCATACTCAACCCAGCGAGGTAACTTAGAGATCACAGCTATTCCTTGAACTAATACGCGTTTTTAATCCTTGCGAACAAAAGTTTACCAAACAACCAGGCCTTACCGAAGTAGGTAATAAGCGCCAGAGTAGTGACAACATAAGCAACACAAGCAAAACACTTCTGCTAACTAAGGGCTTGGCAAAAATAACGCTCTTAAAATCGATGAAGGTTAAAGAAACCCCTTCGCCAAATGGGCCTTAAACGATAATTCAAAGAGCCGAACAATCCAGTAGCGAACATTCATGGCTTTGATTGTTTGGACTAAAATCCAATCTTGCTCAAGCTTTCTCGCATCGTTTCACCTGATTTCTGCAGAGCAGCTAACTCATCACTTTCAAGTGGTAGCTCAATCAATTTCTCAACCCCTTTTAAGCCAATACACGCCGGTAAACTAAGGGCTACATTGCTAAGTTGGTATTCGCCACTTAAACGCACCGATACTGGCAATACGGTTTTGCTGTCATCCAATATCGCTTCGACCAAACGTGCAATCACTACTCCTATTGCCAAGTTGGTATAGCTCTTCCCTTCAATAATTTTATAAGCGGCTTGCTTAACACTCTCGGCTAGCTCTTCTAAACGGCTTGCAGAATAGCTTATGCCAAATACCGTTTGTCCTTGAATAGCTAAGCCTCCAATGCTCACCGTTGACCATGCCGCCAACTCCGAATCGCCATGCTCACCCAAAATGTAACCATGCACCGATTGCGGATCGACTTGATAGATTTCGCCCAATAACGTTTTTAAACGTGAAGTATCTAGCATAGTGCCGGTACCAATAATCCGATGTTTAGGGCGCTGACTCAGCTCCTGCAACATAAACGTTAATACATCTACCGGATTACTGGCCACCACCACTATGGCGCTAGGCGCATAGCGGTCAAGTTGTTCGGCAATGGATTTAAATACCTTGGCATTGTTTTCTAATAGCTCTAAGCGGCTCTCGCCCGATTTTTGTCCCACTCCAGCGGTAACAACAATAACTTGGCATCGGGCCAAGTCGGAGAACTCACCCGCACTCACTTGCATCCTGCCGGTTAATCCCTGCCCATGCATTAAATCTAAGGCTTCCCCTTCTGCCCTCGCCTTATTCATATCCACCAAAACCAGTTCTTCACAAGCTTCACGTAAATACAGAGCGTAAGCTCCTGCTACACCAACATTGCCTACACCTACAATGCCCACACTGCGTGTTCGATGTTCCATTAGTCATCCTTTACTTATTTTGGCGACCGCTAGCCGCATAATATGAAATGCATTAATAATGAATTAGTGATAGTGCTAAGTGTTACTTTTAGCAAGCCTTTAAACCAATCACTTGCGTGATAAAAGGTAACTGGGTAAGGTCGGCCTACGCCATGTTTGAGAGTTAGTTATGTCCACTATTTTGTATTCTTTTCGCCGCTGCCCCTATGCCATGCGAGCGCGGTTAGCTATTGCAGTTAGCCAAACACCAGTAAAACTACGCGAAATAGTCCTCAAACATAAGCCGCCAGAAATGCTGGAAATATCCCCCAAAGGCACCGTTCCTGTTTTGCAATTAGCCAATGGTCAAGTCATCGAAGAAAGCTTTGAGATAATGCTTTGGGCACTTAAACAAAACGATCCTAAGGCTTGGCTCTCCCCTAATTACCAGAAGATGCTGGATTGGGTGCAGCGCAATGATGAGCAATTTAAGCCTTTATTAGATAAGTATAAATACGCAGTGCGTTTTCCAGAGCAAAGCCCAGAAGACTACCGCCAACAAGGTGAGACATTTTTGCAAGCGCTTGAACAACAGATTAGCCGCACTCCTTACCTAATGGGCGAGCAGCAGAGCCTAGCAGATATGGCACTGCTGCCTTTTATTCGTCAATTTGCTTCGGTCGATCTAAGGTGGTTTGAGCAAGCACCCTATCCGCATTTGCAGGCGTGGTTAAAGCAGTTTATCGACTCAGCATTGTTTCGCTCAATTATGCAAAAACATCCCACTTGGCTAGAAAGCGCCAGTGAAATCGATTTTCCTTAACCACAACTAAAAGTTCGGTAATTACCCCGTGATAGGGCGCCTATACTTGAAGTAAACCTAGTTGCTGTAAACTCAGCAGTTAGCTTTTAGCAAGTGCATTTCAGCAAGTAAACTGGAGAACACACCATGTCGAATATCGTATATATCGCCCTAAGCCTTGATGGCTATATCGCCGACAAAGAGGGAGATATAGCTTGGCTAGAAAGTGTTGCGAACCCCGATGGTGGAGACTTAGGCTTCGGCGAGTTTATGGCGGGTATTGACGCTTTAGTTATGGGGCGAAATACCTTTGAAAAGGTAGTGAGCTTTGGCATTGATTGGCCCTACAACAAACCGGTAATGCTGCTGAGTAACAGCCTAAAGCAATTGCCAAAAGGCTTTACTGGCGATGTACACATTGTAAATGGCGAGCTTGAGCAGCTGGTAACATCGCTCAACCAACAGGGCTACCATAATCTATACATTGATGGCGGCATTACCATTCAACAATTTTTGGCAAAAGATCTGATTGATGAACTTATTCTTACTCGTTTCCCTATTTTGTTAGGCGGCGGAGCGCCGTTATTCGGGGAGCTACTGCAAAGCCAAAGCTTTAAACACAAGCAAACCAAGGTCTTGCTAAATGAGCTAGTACAAAGCCACTATGTGCGTGCTTAAGGCACTATGTGCGTGCTTAAGGCACCAGAAGGCATAAAACTATCAGTAAGCTGTAAAAAGACCGCAATAGCTGCTTTAATTAGAACAACACGGATGATTAAAAAACAAACAGACATGGAGTAAATGTGCGCAGCTATTTTTATTGCTTTGTTTATGTTTGCAAAACCATCATTGTGTTTGCATTGTTAGCCCAGCCTACAAAAGCTGCCGAGCTCGTTACCCTTTCTAGTGGAGAGTGGCCCCCTTTTACGTCTAAGTCTTTAGCACATCAAGGTTTCTACTCTGAAATAGTTCGTCAAGCTTTTGCCCTAGAAGATTATGAAGTGCAATATCAATTCTTACCTTGGGCTAGAGCCTATATGTATGTTGAACAGGGCAAGGTAGATGGCTCTTTAACATGGGCAAAAACCACCAGTAAAGAAAAAGCAGTGCTATTTAGTGAGCCGGTCTTTTGGCACAACAAAGTGTTTTTTCACTTAAGCCAGCAGCCCTTTAATTGGCACAATATAGACAGTTTAAAACAGCTAACAATAGGTGCAACAGAGCAATATACTTACGGCTATGCCTTTGATCTAGCAGCTGAAAAAAGTGAATTAAAAGTAGAGTATGTTTCTTCTGATTTACTAAACCTTAAGAAACTTCTCGTCGGTAGAATTGACATATTCCCTTCCGATATTCATGTTGGCTATCAATTAATCAAGCAGCACTTTCCTGCAGAAAAAGCGGCTCTATTCACCCATCATCCTCAATCGGTGCAACAAACTTATACTCATGTGATTTTTTCAAAGAACAACCAACAACGTAGTAAACAATTGTTGGCTGCTTTTAATCGTGGACTTCAGAAACTAAAGCAATCTGGTGCTTATCAACAAATTATTGATGATGCAGCCTTACTTGAGCACAACTAACACGCTAAGCAGAGCAGCCTAGTTTCAATATCGGGGCTTATGCCATTAGCATCCGCCACCACATACCCGGTAAGGTGGTAAAACCCGCGGTATAGTGTTTTAGCTCTCCATTTTTAACCACCATCAAGGTTGGCGTTACCGAAATGCCCCACTGCCCGCCCAAGTTGGCCTGCGGATCGTTAATTACTGGGAATTGGTACTCATGATGTGTTAAATAAGCCTGTACTTTGGTTTGCTCGCCAGAACGTAATGCAACTGTCACAACATTGAAGTGCTTAGCCATGGTGTTTACCGCTGGGCTCACAAAGTTACATACGCCACACCAAGATCCCCAAAAGTAAATCAATACTGGTTCATCTTTGCTTAGCTCCTTTAGATCTATTGCCTCACCGCCTAGAGTAACTGCGCTTAAGTTGGGCAACTCACCTTCTGGTAAATCTTGTGAGCGCCAGAAATCTACACCAATGCCTACCACAGTGACAAAAAGCACCATGGTGATGAGTTGCTTAAAAACAGACCATAACTTACTTAACATGAGCGTTCCTCCGCAAAAAAGGTAGGCTTGTTAACACTTAACAGCAAGCTAGATAGCGCTAGTTTTGCGACGATAAAAATTAAAGAGTTCATAAATTTAATCCTGAAAAAGAGATGCATCACCGGCAGCTTGAGCAAGTGCTTGCTCAATCACCTGATGGCTTAAGATAACGGGGAGAGCGATACCATTTGGCGCGGCAGGGCCATAGACAATATTAAACGGCACGCCAAAACGCTGGTAACGTTGTAAGAAGGCACTCACCTCACTAGAGGGCTTAGTCCAATCACCTTTAACTAAATGCACGGTGTCTAGCTTTAGCCGGCTGTATGTTGGGTCTTGAAGCAGCACCCCCACTTTATTTGCCTTACAGGTAATGCACCAATCAGCAGTCACATCAACCAACACCACTTTACCTTGCGCCACTTGCTCGGCAATGTTGCTTTGTTGGAGAGGCTGCCAAACTAAGTCACTAGGCAATACTTTTGCCCAGCGCTCACTCGTCATTGCGCCCACTAATGCAACGCCGCCACCAAGCAACATCAAGGCACTAAAACTTATCAGCAATGCTTTAGCGCCGTATTGTTTAAGCAGTAACCAAACAAAGGTCAGCACTACCACGGCAGTTACAAGTAACACCCCAACACCAGATAAAAAATTGGCCAGTAAACTTAACAGCCATAGGCAAGTTGCCAGCAACATCAGAGCAAAAACCAGCTTTACTTGCTTCATCCATTTACCGGGTTTGGGTAAAGCTTTTGCTAATCTAGGAAATGCCGCTACTAACAGCCAAGGCAAAGCCATGCCAAGCGCTAATGCGCTAAAGATGCTGATTAGAGATAAGGGTTCTGCTCCCAGAGCGAACGCCACCGCGGTTCCCAAAAATGGCGCACTACAGGGCGTCGCTAATAGAGTGGCAAACATCCCCTGTAAAAAGTGCCCGCCATAGCTATTTCCACCGCTGGTTGCTAAACGCGTTTGCCAAGAAGCCGGCAGGCTTATTTCAAACGCCCCCAACATATTTAGCGCAAACAACGCAGTTACCAGCACCATAAAGCCGATAAACCAAGGTTGTTGAAATTGAATCCCCCACCCTACAGCCTGGCCACTAACTTTAAGCAACATAACAAAGCCAGCCAAGATCCAAAATGACACAACAATGCCTGCAGCTGATGCTAAAAATTGGCAGCGAATTCGCCCTTGGTCGACACTAGCGGCAGCAATCACCGAGCTAAGCTTCATGCCTAATACAGGAAGTACACAAGGCATAATATTGAGGATTAAACCACCCAATAGTGCAAACACTAATAGCTTAGGCCAAGCGATTGCTTCTACACTTACCTGCCCAGCAACAACCTTACTTTGGTACTCAACAGCCTGCTGCTTATCAAATATAGTTAAGTGCAATACCTTGTCGGTGAGCATGGGGGGCGCTAACCAGTTTTCAGCGCTAAAAACCGCGCTTACTTGCTTAGGCTGTAGGCTCAAATTAAGCAGTTTAAATGTGGTTTCAGGGTCACCATCTACCACTAGTTGCGGCAACTGCCATTGATGTTCACCACGCAGTGTTACCTGCAATTGCTGCTTGGTTTCATCCCATACAAAGTCACTAGCGCCTGCTTCAGCGAGTAGCGGTACCGCCATTTTTGCTTTGTTGTATAAATACATCGCTTCACTGTCTGGGCGCAGCGTTGGTAAGTCCACATCAACGGTAAAAGGGTAATCGGTGAGAACACAAACATTGGTGCAAGTAGATAGGGTTAATACCCCGCTTATACGGCCAGCATGAGAGCTAGAATCAACTCTTAGCAACATTGGAAAATCGACCGCTTGTTGGTAGCCAAAGGTTTGCAAACCCAGCAATGAAAAACGCTCGGGCCTCGGCCATAACCATTCAAGTGATTGAACGCTGCTTGCCTCATCCCAACGAATACTGGGCGCAACGCCGCCTTCTCCTGGCGAGCGCCAGTAGGTTTTCCAATCGTCTTCTAACTTCACTTGCAACACAGCAGGCAAAAGCTTGGTTTGCTGATTAAACTCACCAGTAAGCATAAGCCGAACTTGCGCAGGTGGGTGTTGTTGATGAGTTAACCAGCCCGTGCTTTGGCTAAGCGCCAAGCTCGGCGTTAAGCTCAATAACAACAGCCAAGGTAATAAATTTTTCAATATCATCTCCAATAAATAAATATTAACGCAAAAGGTTGCCGTTAGTTTCTATTCTCGAAAATGACACACCGAGCGATGCATTCGCCGAGGAGGCGGAATGGTAGGTTTAAGAAAAGTTTGAAAAGCGCTTAAATGTGGCAGCATTGCCAGCGCTAAAGCTGCAAATAGCACCACTACAAATACTTGCTCTAAGCTTTGAACGTATT
The Agarivorans aestuarii DNA segment above includes these coding regions:
- a CDS encoding methyl-accepting chemotaxis protein; protein product: MKLKVVTRTLLGFAVLLALLLIVALIGQLNMRQLESQLDQTVSRLAPMAEQVNQLSGLLLNSARKVGLHSNSQNRQQAEQLEQEVTSLFSSYGQRIESLSQLAQPYPQIVSGLSQLDQDLNSIKTTSQTQLTLANQAQQAQQLLTNQRQSFNQKWKNFAGDMEFMIEMVEENAEWVVTGMQADIAAFSGALEKLFYAQNAQQFNSQFSVVSSYYKSLQQKQEQLLKLDPASGEELTSYFELLKQAFANNGLFSNLKNQQLVLSRQNEQLVTLNQQTDQALNLLDNISEQLSQIIAVAHLQAQQSSSSALLQTGLVLLLSIAITLFVAWNVSRQIRLPLANTLAQIKRMVNGDFRTVEGVNAHDEFGQIATHLHELSAQMNQVISQMSNNAQQLAASAKSGLATSEHSHKVIQEQQDQSQLVAVAVSQMEVGVNEVSEQAQQSRDDIGQVNQLTGQSHQAAQSTLATTNQLQTTVVDASQQVSELKQQSDDINRIVDVIQGIAEQTNLLALNAAIEAARAGEQGRGFAVVADEVRGLATRSREATQEILTMIEQLQSRAQHAMDMMVQGETMVGSCINEAEQSSQQLEQVAQLLSSIQQRSENIANNAQDKHTVAVQVANNVEKIVELSELANRDANQTQQISDALQQQSQQQLSELSRFKLG
- a CDS encoding RHS repeat-associated core domain-containing protein, translating into MILGENSILARYGSVNDISHAYTNRGYTGHEMLAGVGLIHMNGRIYDADIGRFLQADPHVQAPNNAQNYNRYSYALNNPMSYTDPSGYFFSGLKKFFKKYWRSIVAAVVAVVSYGYASGWAMSWGFTSTTIISGSIAATSTTMSFGGYVVAGAIAGATSGFVATGTLRGAAYGALSGAVFGGIGASFRGSSGLLQRGGAGHVSAHAAAGGVLSKLQGGNFGHGFLSAGVMKGVGMYNASKVQNVMGSTLIQAAVGGTLSRITGGKFANGAVTSAIQYVVNEASNVSEAIKKNYISRTANGRIHAINVHKCASADCLLYNANWNSNDSAVVDYINDRARDIITDLGNVVSKASIFFPTSAVLYGTSLALGVEQAVYDQNYSGLAGYIFGWKYTTILQGAGVAKPLAGSAANVVADTISTNTNIDFSPED
- a CDS encoding YoaK family protein — translated: MISKLPRWVEYGTFLLALNAGFINAVGLLGFKHQSVSHLSGTATLLGTGAMSAGFNDLLYLFGVLFSFVMGAAISGYFLRGEALKLGRNYSALLCLEATFLCGASYLLIGDFSYGIYLASAACGLQNALATTYSGAVVRTTHVTGIFTDLGIMLGAVLRGDPFDKRRALLFSLIVLGFILGGTLGAFGFANLAFYSLLIPAGVCLFLALFYSVYVKVISLSQLKPR
- a CDS encoding L-lactate dehydrogenase translates to MEHRTRSVGIVGVGNVGVAGAYALYLREACEELVLVDMNKARAEGEALDLMHGQGLTGRMQVSAGEFSDLARCQVIVVTAGVGQKSGESRLELLENNAKVFKSIAEQLDRYAPSAIVVVASNPVDVLTFMLQELSQRPKHRIIGTGTMLDTSRLKTLLGEIYQVDPQSVHGYILGEHGDSELAAWSTVSIGGLAIQGQTVFGISYSASRLEELAESVKQAAYKIIEGKSYTNLAIGVVIARLVEAILDDSKTVLPVSVRLSGEYQLSNVALSLPACIGLKGVEKLIELPLESDELAALQKSGETMRESLSKIGF
- a CDS encoding glutathione S-transferase — encoded protein: MSTILYSFRRCPYAMRARLAIAVSQTPVKLREIVLKHKPPEMLEISPKGTVPVLQLANGQVIEESFEIMLWALKQNDPKAWLSPNYQKMLDWVQRNDEQFKPLLDKYKYAVRFPEQSPEDYRQQGETFLQALEQQISRTPYLMGEQQSLADMALLPFIRQFASVDLRWFEQAPYPHLQAWLKQFIDSALFRSIMQKHPTWLESASEIDFP
- a CDS encoding dihydrofolate reductase family protein yields the protein MSNIVYIALSLDGYIADKEGDIAWLESVANPDGGDLGFGEFMAGIDALVMGRNTFEKVVSFGIDWPYNKPVMLLSNSLKQLPKGFTGDVHIVNGELEQLVTSLNQQGYHNLYIDGGITIQQFLAKDLIDELILTRFPILLGGGAPLFGELLQSQSFKHKQTKVLLNELVQSHYVRA
- a CDS encoding substrate-binding periplasmic protein produces the protein MRSYFYCFVYVCKTIIVFALLAQPTKAAELVTLSSGEWPPFTSKSLAHQGFYSEIVRQAFALEDYEVQYQFLPWARAYMYVEQGKVDGSLTWAKTTSKEKAVLFSEPVFWHNKVFFHLSQQPFNWHNIDSLKQLTIGATEQYTYGYAFDLAAEKSELKVEYVSSDLLNLKKLLVGRIDIFPSDIHVGYQLIKQHFPAEKAALFTHHPQSVQQTYTHVIFSKNNQQRSKQLLAAFNRGLQKLKQSGAYQQIIDDAALLEHN
- a CDS encoding protein disulfide oxidoreductase, whose translation is MLSKLWSVFKQLITMVLFVTVVGIGVDFWRSQDLPEGELPNLSAVTLGGEAIDLKELSKDEPVLIYFWGSWCGVCNFVSPAVNTMAKHFNVVTVALRSGEQTKVQAYLTHHEYQFPVINDPQANLGGQWGISVTPTLMVVKNGELKHYTAGFTTLPGMWWRMLMA
- a CDS encoding protein-disulfide reductase DsbD family protein, with translation MILKNLLPWLLLLSLTPSLALSQSTGWLTHQQHPPAQVRLMLTGEFNQQTKLLPAVLQVKLEDDWKTYWRSPGEGGVAPSIRWDEASSVQSLEWLWPRPERFSLLGLQTFGYQQAVDFPMLLRVDSSSHAGRISGVLTLSTCTNVCVLTDYPFTVDVDLPTLRPDSEAMYLYNKAKMAVPLLAEAGASDFVWDETKQQLQVTLRGEHQWQLPQLVVDGDPETTFKLLNLSLQPKQVSAVFSAENWLAPPMLTDKVLHLTIFDKQQAVEYQSKVVAGQVSVEAIAWPKLLVFALLGGLILNIMPCVLPVLGMKLSSVIAAASVDQGRIRCQFLASAAGIVVSFWILAGFVMLLKVSGQAVGWGIQFQQPWFIGFMVLVTALFALNMLGAFEISLPASWQTRLATSGGNSYGGHFLQGMFATLLATPCSAPFLGTAVAFALGAEPLSLISIFSALALGMALPWLLVAAFPRLAKALPKPGKWMKQVKLVFALMLLATCLWLLSLLANFLSGVGVLLVTAVVVLTFVWLLLKQYGAKALLISFSALMLLGGGVALVGAMTSERWAKVLPSDLVWQPLQQSNIAEQVAQGKVVLVDVTADWCITCKANKVGVLLQDPTYSRLKLDTVHLVKGDWTKPSSEVSAFLQRYQRFGVPFNIVYGPAAPNGIALPVILSHQVIEQALAQAAGDASLFQD